Part of the Lotus japonicus ecotype B-129 chromosome 6, LjGifu_v1.2 genome, AGGCAAAGTTGGAATAAGTGTTTTCCTTCTCTTGTATTATGGTTTCATCGTATTGTGGACTAGCTAGGGCGCCACGTGGGGATAGTGTTGCCCAATTTTTCTTTTCACCAAAGATTCTCTGATTTTTCTTAGAAAAGAATTCGTATGCCAcacttcaaaaaataaaatcaaacttaCTTAAAAAAATTAGGACTAATTTAACTGTTAACCTTTTAAAATAAAGGTTTTATGGTGCGACAACAAATTATCCAAATTTCCAAATTGCTACATAAGAAATGAGTGTGAACATGTCTTTTACCAAAAAGTTGTTAAATAGTCGCACATGTACAAGTCCACTGAACTCAACTCTGTGTCATCATCTAAAACGCTCAACTCTGTAAGCTCTAAAAATACATAAAGAcctatcattttcattttttaaaaatgggTAGCAGCAGGTCATGGTTGAGCCTCACCACGTAGCGCAACTGGAGCTTCCGCCACTCCTTCTCCTCCACCGGCCTCAAATCCGGAACCATCGATCTCAGCGGCAGCACCTTCATGCACTGCTGGGTCCCCAAATCGCACAACCCTTCCAAGCCATCCCTTCTCCTCATCCACGACATCAGAGAAAACACAATGTGGCACTGCTGGGCAACTTCAATCTCTTCATCCACAATCTGCTCTTCTTCGGTGACTCCCACTCGACCCGACCCAATAGGTCCAAGCGCTTCCAGGCCGAGTGCGTCATAGTTGTCGTCGAAGCTCACGGCGTCCAGAAGGTCAACGTGGTCGGGTTCAGCTACGGCGGGTTCATGGCAAACAACATGGCGGCGGCGTTCCCGGAGGGCGTGGAGAAGGTGGTGGTCATATGTGTCGTTGTGTCGTTGGAGTATAGAGACATGAAGGAATGGATGTTTCAGGTGAAAACTGTTGACGAGGCGGTTGAGGTCTTGACGCTGGAGATAGTGAAGCAGCTGGTGCAGCTCACGTTCGCCAAACCCATCAAAGTCTTGCCCAATTGATTTCTCAATGATTTCATTGAAGTAAGTGGTAGTGGTGGTCCTTTAATTTCTCTCaatattttttacatttttcttcttttttatcacCAAAATTATTTTCTAATAATTTCTATCATAATCACTTTGACGAACTTACTACTAGGGTCCAAAAAGAAATTTATCACTTCTCCGGCGTCTTACCTTAAGTATAATATTTTAGCATCAATTTATCATTCTTCATATAAATTGATAAGCATAATATATTACTATGCCTTAAGAATTCATATGAACATGTCTATATATGCTTAAGAAAAGTTTTGAGAGCTCCTTTGTGACGGAGAGGATTGTGAAATTGGAATTATGCGGGAGAGAAGGAATTGTGTGATTACATTTATGTAGGGGAGGAGATTAGAGGACTTACTAATGAGGTACAAAAGGGGATTCATCTAGACGGCGATGCCACCGATGGGCTGAGTTGTTTCTCGCGTGTCTCTCTTTGGATTTCGCCAAACTACTTGTGTCATCCTAGCGTTACCCTCTCagtcggccgaaaactcaaacTACTATCATCATCCTAATGTTATCCTCTCGGTCAACCGAAAACTCAACTACTTGCATCATCCTAACGTTACTCTCTCCGTCGGGCGAAAACCCAAACTACTTGCATCATCTTAACGTTACCCTCTCAGTCGGCAAAAAACGCAAACTACTTGTGTCATCCTAACGTTACAATCTCGGTCAGCCGAAAACCCGTAACAATCCATCGCTCATAAAAGCTTCTCTCTAACTAGACTTGAATGTGTCTATCAATTCTAGAATAATATCATGCATATATAGTTATAGTCTACTTATTTTTTACCTTTTTATCTTGTCTACCCTTATGTGAATATCACAAACATGGAATTACCCTTTTAGTGAAACTCTCTGAAGTTGGCCTTATTCCCTTGCAGGTGATGTGTGCAGAATATCGGCAAGAGAAGAAAGAATTAATCCAAGCACTGCATAAGGATAGAAAATTGTCTAATCTTGCTAAGATAACCCAGGTTTATTTATTGCttcctgaatttttttattgagttaATTTTACCACATCTGCATTCTTGTACTCTAACTTTTCAATGATGCAACCTATGCAAATTATATGGGGACATGCCCCCGCATCTCCATTCTTGTACTCTACCAATATATATACTAATACATCTAAAACGATAAAAAATCTTGGGGGGTGGGGGGTGGGGGAATTGCCCCCACATCTGCTTGTCTTCCATTTGAGAaacagtaatgatatatacacacctcatttttaaaacacttcattttcacctctttttgtttctatctctctcctcttaccatttatcacatctcatactttctctctcttatttttccttttcttcctatctatctcatcattccacctcttccacctcaaaagagaggtgtgtaagtaacattactctttgagaaagaaaagaaaaaaaagaactatgcacaaagaaaaaaaaataagaattggGTGCGGTTTTGAGAGGGAAGAGAATGAAGATAAAGAAACTCTTTTCCGGAATTACTGATTTCTGGAGAAGTGGGAGTGAAGTCTATTTCGTTATAACTAAGGATgtttcgggggggggggggagtttagGATGTGTTATtagtaattattaaaataatgcGTCTTATCCGAATTTCAACATGAGCAACCTTACTTTTCTTCTGTCCCCTTAGTGATGAATAGAATAACTGGTAAAATATTTCGAGACAGAGGAATAAATGATCTGCACTTAATTAAAACAGATATGTTCTCAActactccctccattcctttttaagtgtcgttttagaacaattttttttcctatttaactgtcgttttgatgttttaggttccattttgtcaattatacccttactttttcaataactccacttcacctttttcataaaattcttctttcttaataactatgaagacctttatgactttatgattgggtGAGAGTGGTAGGTGGTTTAATGACATGAGAGagtgacaaaaaaaaactaacaatccactatcttggttggagaaaTTTATAACTTTATGATTGAgatgtgagagggtagaatgggaaaaacaactctaataatccactatcttggttgaAGAGCTTTATGCTAAAACGACACTAAAAAAATGAAGGGAGGGAGTATATCGTTGAAAAAGttagaaaaagagaagaaattaAAACTCAGCTTTTAGAATAAAGTTGTATTCTTGACCAAAAAGTAAAAAGGAATAAAGTTGTGATGATAAATTAGTGGCGCACTCTCAGTGTAACACCCCAACTTTTGGGGGTCACAATTAGTAacttattaaataaaatgaaatgattttACAAAAGGATTTACAAATAAGggtctatttttttttcatttgttttctaaaacatttccaaaacctGATATGCATATACTTGCCCAAACCCATACATCCGGCCTTAACAAGGCAAGCACTCGTGAGTGACGACGGATTTTCAATACATGTAATATACAATAACGTAATGCCTTAACAGacaacaaggttcagaatgcgATAACACCCTAAGTCCAATATACTTCCTACAATCCCCGCACCGGAGAGTTGCAGAAGAGCAATGCATCAGAACCTACCCAAAACCAAAGTAAGTTATACAACCATCCCTATATGCTTTAACCAGTAACAGTAAGCTTCTCTACCCAAGGCTCTAACCTTACATCTAACTATTACTTCTATCAGTCTTCGTTTAATCTACTCACTACAAGAAGTCTTCCCGTAAAACAATCCAATCACCTCCTGGCAGCGATCAACAGCTACTCACAGCAACACCTATTAGGGcctggcagtttgccgaccgcccatacacaaacaaagcaaacaaggcAAGAAAGGGTCAACTTCCTAGAGTAATGTAATATAAGTCCTAACGAGATTCAACATATTTATAAGCAGCGTATAATAATGATTAAGGACGATGTGTATCCAACATTATCATCTGAACGTCAATCCCTCAATCCATCGCTCGTCGCCTACGCATAGGTGTATCTTCATTTCCGTGCCAAGGCGACGCCACGTGTTACTAATGTAATTGCACGACTGAGGAGCAAATCAACTAACGCGATTAAGGTCTACGTTCTATAATCAATCAACAAATAATATGTTGAGGGTCTAACCTCTAAATCAAATAATAGCGAACGAGATTAAGGACAATCCTCCTAATCCAATAACGAATGGTATGATCAAGGTTCAACCTCTTTaatcaaccaatatgcaatatgattaaggtccaaTCACTTTAATCAGGTagtaaataatatgattaaggacaAGCCTCTTAATCAAGTGggaaataataggattaaggacaAGCCCCTTAATCAAAGGATAATTAATAGGATTAATTAATGGGATTAAGGACAAGCCACTTAATCCGAGAATAATTAATATAAGGTTCAATCCATTAACCAAAGTGGAATCCGATCTTCCGATCATCTCCCTTCAAGTGATGCATGCATGCAAATGCTAGTAACAACGATTCGTCCTTGCCCGGATACGTGTCTAGCTATGGTTCATTGCCTCTATCGTTTTTGCCTAAGGTAAACGTCGGTTCATAGGTCAATTGCTCCTCAAGCAAGGAACTATCTCCTGTACTTAGTGGATGCTCTAATCATAACGACTTATCCTCTTGAGGTCCGCAACTGGAACACTTATCTTTCCTCGAACATCGGATCGCCGACCCTCCCCGTTTCAAACTCATTTCATATCCTAAGTTTTCCTCAAAAGGGGTTATCTTTATCATTCGAAGTGTTCTATCTTGAgttaattcattatggaatttatTCTCAAAATCGAAGTCTTATGCATTCATTTATTTTGAAATCTAATAAGTCAAAGGATTCCTATTATCCCCAAGTCCTCTTTCAGCAGTAATTCAGTCCTTCCGTCAGATCCTACTTGCGAACTCTCATAACACTCCGCATTCACAGTCAATATAATCATAAGATTTTGACATAATACAATGTTTATGCACTTACACAATTTAAAGGAATAGAACATGTCTGTCCACTAGAAAGCAATAAGACAACATCACAATTAACAGCCGATTCTTCGACACCTAAGCATAATAGCTAATAACTAggagagttgcccttaccttgggttatTCTCCTCTATCCTGAAACTTCACAGCTTGTTCTGAATCTTCCTTCCTTAGCTCAACACgatccaaaccttaagcaaaatattcatgcttagtcgctaagaaacaattCGATTTAAAAATGCTCACTAACGTCGGAAAAAGCTTCCTAAACTTCAGAGCTAGACAcgtaggcacgaatggaagagtTACCCCAAATGGGTGAGTTTGACTTTACTCAAGTTTCACACATAAGCACTTAGCACATAATAAAGTAAGGTTCTGACTCAATCTTAAAACACAAATCATATCATCATATTCATGGAATAAACCTAGTCATGTTCCTAGTACATGCTTAACCATTTAGCTTGCCTAGAACATTAGTAAACACTTGGACACATTTCACATATTCAAGTTTAGactcaacccaacaaataaCCAAATAATAGCAACTCATTCTAGCATATaatttcatcttcatttttaCGCATGCCATCACCGAAACATGGTAAACAACAACAATAAGTAGCAACAACAAAAGAACGACAACAGTTACAGCGAAACAGCAACAAAAACAGTAATTACAGAAGAACAGCAGCAGCAATTACAGCAAAAATAGAAACAGCGAcagcaacaataaaaaaaacagaacagCAACAGCAGCACTTGAAACATAACAGAAACAGCAGCAGTtaaaacagaacagaaacagCAGCAGTtaaaacagaacagaaacagCAGAAATTAAAACAGCAAAGTCTCATTTCCTTTCTCATTAATATAAAATTCATGCAACTTGATCATGCTTCAAACCTGAACGGGCCTATAATTTTTCTCAAAGcttcacctcatttttaaatcaCCATGCTTATAGTTGAATCTAAATTTATCATCACGCATTCATTTAGGCCATAAAATGCACTTACTTAAGAAAcaagtagcacttagcataCCTAATCATTTAAACACAAAATCATCCTCAAGCTTACTCCAAAACATATCCTAAAAACATGCatcaattgattcaattctaatCTTTAAAAGAGGGATTTTCCTCCCCTCAACACACAAGCAAGCTCGCGGCCCCCCCTCCAAAAATAGGGTAATCCAACTTTTCTTTTGAAACCAATTAATTCTTAGGCACATTTATACCCTAACTAAGGTAGGAAAACCATCCAAACACTCATACAACTTCATTTGTGAATTAACATTTTTTCCATGCCCAATTGAAACCTAAAAATCCAAAGTTGATGTTTTCTCAAAATTGATTGCACATAGCTCATTCTTAGACATCTACTAACAACTAACGTGAATACATTTAGCATGGGTATGACTCTAACATAATTCAAGTTAACATTTGAGCCAAAATGGGTTTTTTAGAGCAAATTCATCACAATCATCAACAACTTCAATCACATTTGCAAATAAGGTACCAATATGATCATTAGAGCGTGCATAGAAGCTAAATGAAACCAGAATTTAAGCTAAACATGCCTCAAACTCAAAAACACGAAATTAGGGTTCAAAAGCTTGATGAAAAATAGACTCCAATAGATGAAATGGAAGCTAAGAGAGTGAAGAGGAGGTTGTTACCTTTCAAAGCCCTCAAGAATCACAAGATTTGAGCAAGGAATGAGCAAGTTGTGAGCAAATTCTTCTCCCTTTCTTTCTCTCGAGGAACCCACGGCCAAGAggagaaaatgagaaagaaaatttGATTTTCTCCTTTTATAGGAGAGAggaaatgagaaaaagaaatatttatCGAGTTCGGTCGTCTTAGTAATTTCATCTGATGATATTAAGTAAGTATTTGGCGCCAGAACTTATTTCGAGGCTCTTTTAATTTGAGAAAACGATTCAAACGCAGTGTGGGTCAAGATAcgccgcaaaactactttttgcaattgatgtcggatgaagaaacttccttctagAAAAAGATCACAAACGTTGAAAGAAATAAAGTAgtgcggatggaaacttcgttagaagctccgaatagaaagactcttcattcagggtctaAATTAAAGTTCCCGGGAAGATAAAGTCTAGTTTCGACGGCTTCCAGAAAGCAAAACCTATCGTGTGTATAGTCTATAGTTTCACATCGGAACACTgatcatgggaaaaatactaagagattcttatttttccttcaactctaaaattctcttaaatagtgctctaggagcggaaaTAGCAtatttcggacactctcgacctcaGTCGGGTGTGAAAATTACTCGTGCTATCACTTAGACTAACTACAGTACTATCCTTAGTCATTTtatgaactttcttcttcattaagttATCAAATTCGtcaaacacttgttcaggttcctCTCACACTTACACGGGAACCtaggcgtgagtcggaaattaattaattattctaattcaAAAAATGTGGGTCTTACACTCAGGTTCAATTCTGCATTCACCTAAACAAATTTTCTGCATACATTCAAAATTCCAATGAATTGAATGGCCAAATAAGATTCGATAAAATGATGCACTAACTATTATTTCGGGCATATTATGATATTGTTAATCGCCTATATAAGGATCTCCATCAAGGTGCTAAAAACCCCAAAACACACTCAACTCAGATAGATTAATAATCTAGCTAGCAGCAAATTAAAGCATCTCTGTCCCACTAACAACATGGGAAAGAGACTTGGGTTTCAACAGCAATGCTATGCTAATGATGACATGTGGACTGAAACACAGACTGAGCAATAGAGCTATGCCTTCCAAGAAGAAGAATCCTGGAGCTACAATAACAACTACAACAAGCAATTCTCAGGCATGCCCAGTCTGCATATGAAGCTTGGTGCTTCTGCTATTGACTCTCAGCTATCAATTTCAAAAAATCATGATAAGATAGGAGGAAGCATGGCATGTATGGGGAAAACATGCTCATGAAGCCAGGTGCATCTGCTATGTCAAACCATCATGAAAAATTGGGAGGAAGTAATGGTATGCAGGGAAGCATGCTCAAGAAACATGATGCTTTCGGTATAATCTCTCAGCTATCAATGTCAAACCATCATGACAAGTTAGGAGGAAGAAACGGTATGGATCCCGAAAGCTTGCTCACGAAAGAAATCCTATGCTTCTTCTATAAACTTTGAGCTATCAATGTCAAATAAACATCATGACAATTTAGGAGGAAGTCATGGTATGTATCAGGAAAGCATGCTAAAGAAACCTGGTGCTTTTGCTCTAAACTCTAAGCTATCAATGTCAAACCATCATGAAAATTTAGGAGGAAGCCACGATATGCATCGGGAAAGCATGTTCAAGAAAAATGGTGCTTCTTCTATAAACTCCAAGCTTTCAAGGTCAAACCATCATGACAAGTTAGGAGGAAGAAATAGTATGCATCCGGAAAGCTTGGTCTTGAAATCCGGTGCTTCTGGAATAAACTCTGAGCTATCAATGTCAAATAAACATCATGACAAGTTAGGAGGAAGTCACAATATGTATCAGGAAAGCATGCTCATGAAACCTGGTGCTTCTGCTCTAAACTCTAAGCTTTCAATGTCAAACCATGATGAAAAGTTAGGAGGAAACCACAATATGCATCAGGAAAGCAAGCTTAAGAAGCCTGTTTCTTCTGCCTTAAACTCTGAGCTATCAATGTTCAAACATCATGACAAGTTAGGAGGAAACCAGAATATGTATCAGGAAAGCATGCTCATAAAGCCTGGTGTTTCTTCTATAAACTCTGTGATGTCACTGTCAAACTCAAAACATCATGACATGTTAGGAGGGACGCACAGTGTGTATGATGAAAGCATGCTTTTGAAGTATGGTGCTTCTGCCATAAATCCTAAGCTATCAATGTCAAATTATCAAGACAAGTTAGGAGGAGGCCACAATATGTACCAGGAAAGTATGTCGCGTAGCCGTGGCCATGGCTCTGGTTATGTGCAAGGTGGGGGCAATAATTTTGCTTTTGGGGGTGTCAAGTTCGACTCCAGTGACCACCATGACTATATCTCAGAGGAGTATGAGTATGAAACTTTTAAAGAGGAGCATGCTGGTGCTGCCTCGTCAATGATGGAAAAAATGAGACTCGACCATCAAAATTGGGGTGGAGATGTGTGCTATGCCAATCAATATGGCACCAAAAATAACTGGAGTCTTCATGGTGGCAACAACTTTGAGTTCAGAATCAATGGGTTCTAATATAGGTCTAGCACGTACTAGATACTTCATCTTGCCTTACTGGTTGCTGTCAATTCAGCAGTAATAAATTCAAATGGTGTGCATTCGCTATTTTATGATAGTAATAAGATTTCTCAGATAGGACCTTTGTGCTTAATCTTACATGTAATATATGTTAGAAATTAGGTACGACGATTGAAAACTgaaactgcaatcaaacagaCCTTCATCCTATAGTGTTACAACATCAGTGGTAAAACTGTTTAattgcagttttagtttttagtttttaaaacagtttttagaaacaatttttaaaaacagttttcagaagaagaaaatagtTTGAATTTGTTCcggccaagaacatagaaaggaggtatagtacctagagtgagaggatTGCAATGAGAGAATCTAAAGAGAGACTGTAACCGCtcagagagagagtgtaaccgaatcttgagtttgttatttatgaaatgagctaagagtctcttacaattggtaaccgccccctatttataggctaggggcCATGGCTTGACGCGTGTAGGCTGCGTGTAATGTGCTGAGGAAATGCAAAGGTTAGCAAATCTACAGAATCTCAACCGCTGCcctcgaaacgtcccctcaaatcacaataaagtctaccaatttgaatttaaaccaatcaGCCGTTGTGACTTCCCATTTAATGTGTCGCTCCCATTTTCCCAAAACCAGCGTCTCTTTCCCCAAAGTAATCCTTTCCTCCTGCCATCATGGGGCACAATCTCCCACTTATCTTTACACACGTCCTTCCACTCATTGCTTTATTAATCCCACTCTCCTTGTTATTAGCAACTTTCACATTCTTCCCAGGCTTTTACACCCCCTTACTTCTGTCTTCTCCTCAGGTTTCTTGCCGGCTCCTCACGACTGCCCTGCCGTCTCCGACTTCCTTACTCCTCCCTGCACGACTTCCACCCAGTGAGTCTCCTCATTCCCGCCTTGTTTCCTTATTTTGCTTTTGTGTTTTCCCGTCCCTTCCTCTCTCACGATGTCTTCAAAGCGTTACCCTGAAACCACTTCAATAGGAGCCCTTTCTTCCGTGGAGGAAATAAAGGCTCACCATCTCAAGACCTTTGCTACCCTTCCTTCCTCGATTCAGGATGCTCCTGACCAAGAGATTCTTAACCAACCATCAGAATTTTCCACCGACGACTCTATTACCGATCTTGCCCGCAGAGCCGGCGGATTTTGCCGCACCCCGTCATTGGAGAACCTCCTCCGTACCACAGGCTGTCAAAGCCAAGACCGCCCGTGGCAGCATCGCGCGGTTAATGACTTCAAGtactctcatttctttttcatatacGAGTACTTGTTTCTTGAACTTAGaatcaaactccctttctccTTGTTCCTTAGCCAGGTGCTGAGCGACATCAATGTTGCCCCTTGCCAATTACATCCCAACGTCTGGGCTTACTTGAGATGTTTCGAAATCCTCTGTGACAGTATTGACGTCGCTCCTTCAACcgccatcttcttctttttctttgaagtGGATCTCCAATCTCTGCGACTCCGCGGCTGGGTTTCGCTAACGCCACGCCCAGGTCGCGAACGGCTTGACCCTTACTGGTTGACCCCGAACCCGGTTTTGCTCGCCGGTACTTTCGAGTAGTCGCTCACCCAGTCTATCCCACATAATTTACACGAAAGGACGGAACTGCCCTTTTCCCGTTTTACTGGACCGAGTCCCCCCGTCTCTTAGCTAAGCCTCTCAAAGCGTCCTAGCCCGCCAAAGATAGGTTCGCCCTCGGGCTCCTTTCCCGACCTCCCCCTCTCGACTGCGTCGAGCTACTCAACGCCCCTCCGGGCTCCAAATTACTGCCGCAATTAGGTCACCTTTTGTGCTTATTTTACGTCTCTCTTTCACTTCCCTACTTCTAACAACTTTACTTCTTATTTTCTAGGAATATGAAGTTCTCCACCGCCGAGCTCCTGCACGCCTTTACTTTTGGGACCCCCGGAGTGCCTACCTTAGCCAACACCGAGGGAAAAAGGATACGATCTTCGGCGAGACGAGCGCCTTTGGCGACTATTCGCCCAAGAGGAGAGCCTCAGGTGGCCCAAGTCCCCAGACCGCCCCTTCAGTGATCCTTTTGCTTTCCTCCTTTCTCACCGCTACCTCGAGAAACTGAGGGAGGCCTCGAACCAAGACTCACAGGACGTGGCCCAAGAAGTCGTATCAAGCCTCCTCCGCGCCGGGTACTTGTTTGCCCAAGTGGCCCAGCGTTCACAACACTTTGCTGGGGTCGCTGAATCTCCGAGCCAACGAGACTTGCTTTCAAATGACCAACCAACTAGTGACCCAAGAGAGAAAAACGAAGAAGATGCTTGATAAGCTCACAAAGGTGAAGTTGGAGCTGTTCACGGCCAATTAGAAGGAAGAGAAACTTGAGATCCGCATCCAGGAACTACAGCGGGATCTTGACGCCAAAGGAAGCATTGTTGCTTCCCAAGAGGAAACTCTTGCCGCCAAAGACAGAGAAATCGCCTCCTTGCGTGGCGAGTTGGCGAGCAAGGGTAAGGCACTGGCTGAGGCCAAGTTGGACCAGGCGTCCAAAGGTAAACTTGCGGCCGAGGTGGATGCCCGAGCCGAGGCCCTTAAGGAGAAGATGAGGGAAGAAGCTGCCTATGCGGCGGCCATAGAGCGCATGCGCGGCTTCCTCCTCGCCAAGGCTCAAGTTAAGCACCTTCATCCTTCCGCCAACCTTGATCCTATGGGAATTTTCAAGAAGGTTACCCCAACCGGGCTGGAAGGTTCGGAGGATCCACCAGAAGCTGCCAACGTTGACCTGCAGGATGCTGCGGAATagaaaaaaggaatttggtgtTAACTGTTTTTTCGATAATTGTAATGCAAGTACTGCTTTTGCCCGTTAGGCAGGGACAATGTATTTTTCAAGTCAAATTAATTAGTTTGGTTTTATcttaaacttattttttatGTTCCTTCCGAAATTCTCGATGTCCCTTTCGCACTATTTCCTGTGCTTCATTCTTATATCTGAATTACGTTCAACGACATTGGTGGTGTGCTAGGTTTAACTAGTACTTTTACTCagtttttgaactgaggctttgttcacacgcttttcccgtaagatcaggtgtggccttgccagTTTGGCCTGGCGAGGACATATGGTGGCTtaggtcccaatggccatgtgggttgcccaagGCTTAGCCGAGTTAgaaatgctcgcccatatttcggggaggctttttggataagaagcttatccgcacacatcgtcAACGGGTGATGGCGAGCAGCGTCGGGTTTTCCGAAGCGATCCCcggacatcaaggtcgtgttgggatcgccaccttcagggagtTTTTCCCACCTAGCACTCGCCGCAATTCAGTTTGATTGAAATCGCTTGatacattttttatattttcaatcagacgttatagccaacaaactcccaagatggagaaaaagaacgtgtctttgtttttacagtTTAGACGTTTTAGCCAACAAACTCCCATGATGGAGAACAAGAGcatgtctttgtttttaatccCGCAACTTTCATGAGTCTTGCTCACTTGACCGCGCTGCAGAAAGCTTCTCCCTTCTTCGATCCTTAGCTGTAGTAATACCGCAGGTTCGATGCGTTCCAAGATCGTGGCACTCGCCTCCCATCCAAGCTCTCGAGGTGATAAGCCCCTTTCCCCAATGCTTTCAAGATTCTGTAAGGGCCTTCCCAACTTGGACTCGACTTGTTCCCCACGTTTCCAGTCCGCCTTTTGAGAATTAGGTCTCCCTCTGACATCTCCTGCGGGCGAACCTTGGTGTCATACCTTGCCGCAGCCCGCTGCTACATTGCCGCCTCTCTAACACGAGCTTCCTCTCGGGTTTCGGATAGCAGGTCCAGCTCTATCGCCATGTTGGAGGAGTTCTGGCCCTCGAGTCGTGGCTCTGTCCGCCATGAGCTGTTGTCTATCTCCACTGGAAGCATGGCGTCTGCCCCGTAAGTCATCCTGAAAGGCGTTTCCCTTGTGGTTGAATGCGGCGTCGTGTCGTAAGACCAAATCACGACCGGGAATTCGTCCAGCCATGCCCCTTTTGCTTCAGAGAGCCGGCGCTTTAAACCCCGCAAGATCACCTTATTCGCCGACTCTGCTTGGCCATTGGTCTGGGGGTGCTCCACCGAAGAGAACCTCATATGAATGCCCATTTCCTCACAGAACTCCCTTGTCTGATTACTTGTGTTCCGTTGTCTGAAACGATCGCCCTCGGAACCCCGAACCTGCACACAATTCTTTTCCAGTAAAAGCTCACGATTCTGGATGCGGTGATACTTGCAAGGGGCTCCGCCTGTATCCATTTTGTGAAGTAATCCACTACCACGAGAATGAACCTCATCTATGACCTAGCGGTTGGGAAGGGTCCAACCAGGtcgactccccacatggcgaagggtcATGGCGCGCTGATCGTGGCCAACTGCTACGGCGGTGCCTTGGGCAAGTCTGCAAACACttggcatttttcacatttttttcacAAATTCCGAGTAGTCCTTTCTCATGGTGGGCCAATAGAAACC contains:
- the LOC130725074 gene encoding uncharacterized protein LOC130725074 encodes the protein MDTGGAPCKYHRIQNRELLLEKNCVQVRGSEGDRFRQRNTSNQTREFCEEMGIHMRFSSVEHPQTNGQAESANKVILRGLKRRLSEAKGAWLDEFPVVIWSYDTTPHSTTRETPFRMTYGADAMLPVEIDNSSWRTEPRLEGQNSSNMAIELDLLSETREEARVREAAM